A DNA window from Selenomonas sp. oral taxon 126 contains the following coding sequences:
- a CDS encoding DivIVA domain-containing protein, which translates to MLTPMDIHAKEFSRSFRGFDENEVNDFLNEVMQAYASALDENERLRADLAREQKTIEDFRRIEQSVRETLVVAQKTAEDITAHAKQSADHTLEMAAKEAQNLRREAQLHAKAQMDEAADRLRDVVAEYERLVREKHQFLRRMKGNVQAELALIEDAIAEMPDMAAEKKAKSLAEED; encoded by the coding sequence ATGCTGACACCAATGGATATACACGCGAAGGAATTTAGCAGGAGCTTTCGCGGATTCGATGAGAACGAGGTCAACGACTTCCTGAACGAAGTCATGCAGGCGTATGCCTCTGCACTGGACGAGAACGAGCGCCTGCGTGCGGATCTGGCACGCGAGCAGAAGACGATTGAGGATTTTCGGCGCATCGAGCAGAGTGTACGCGAGACGCTTGTGGTCGCGCAGAAGACCGCCGAGGATATTACGGCGCATGCCAAGCAGAGTGCGGATCATACGCTCGAGATGGCGGCAAAGGAGGCGCAGAACCTCCGCCGTGAGGCACAGCTCCATGCAAAGGCACAGATGGACGAGGCTGCGGACAGACTGCGCGATGTGGTGGCGGAGTACGAGCGGCTCGTGCGCGAGAAGCATCAGTTCCTGCGCCGTATGAAGGGAAATGTGCAGGCGGAGCTTGCACTCATCGAGGACGCAATTGCGGAGATGCCCGATATGGCGGCAGAGAAAAAGGCGAAGAGCCTTGCGGAAGAGGACG